In Anopheles gambiae chromosome 2, idAnoGambNW_F1_1, whole genome shotgun sequence, a single window of DNA contains:
- the LOC1277004 gene encoding HMG box-containing protein 4, producing the protein MESNKTHNDQEVTGVSRSGRVCKKPSKLMDFQSPDDIEAKQKKLPVSHRQSAKLSSSQDDLLSPHEDGHTESDEHEDSHSNGSSGSETYSSDEDAMDIEEVYTGLNDGDRSEGELVIDAGSKKRPTKKRADKSRRQSNKSPKAGGRSSAAKRRKPNKRTKTNSLSQSKTRKDKAVPTKPAGCMPTDVAAHLSLLGDSLTIIGERLKEHEGQITVSGSLSVLLDSLICSLGPLMCLTLQIPGMERNSDHLRELFRNTLDNIAYVMPGL; encoded by the exons ATGGAGAGCAATAAAACGCACA ACGACCAGGAGGTGACGGGCGTGTCCCGGAGTGGTCGCGTCTGCAAGAAACCCTCCAAACTGATGGACTTCCAGTCGCCGGATGATATTGAAGcgaagcagaagaagctgcCCGTGTCGCATCGGCAATCGGCCAAGCTGTCCTCCTCGCAG GATGATTTGCTTTCCCCACATGAGGATGGGCACACGGAATCGGACGAGCACGAGGACTCGCATTCGAACGGATCGAGCGGAAGCGAAACGTACAGCAGCGATGAGGACGCAATGGACATTGAGGAAGTGTACACTGGGCTGAACGATGGTGATCGGAGCGAGGGTGAGCTGGTGATTGATGCTGGCTCGAAGAAACGG CCGACGAAGAAAAGGGCCGATAAAAGCAGACGCCAAAGCAACAAGAGCCCTAAAGCAGGTGGCAGAAGCTCGGCAGCGAAGCGCAGGAAACCGAACAAACGCACCAAAACGAACTCACTCTCACAGAGCAAGACAAGGAAGGATAAAGCGGTTCCGACTAAACCGGCCGGATGCATGCCGACGGATGTGGCTGCGCATCTCAGCCTGCTGGGAGACAGCCTAACGATCATTGGAGAACGACTAAAAGAGCATGAA GGACAAATTACCGTTTCTGGCAGCTTATCCGTTCTGTTGGACAGTTTAATCTGCTCGCTTGGTCCACTGATGTGTCTGACACTGCAAATACCCGGCATGGAGCGGAACTCGGACCATCTGCGGGAGCTGTTTAGGAACACGCTGGATAACATTGCCTACGTAATGCCCGGATTGTAG
- the LOC1277005 gene encoding uncharacterized protein LOC1277005, with amino-acid sequence MAQQGTPRTRAPLGELPIGTGHATVSVTSPTPTQTAATPQRSVLGPRPIHSPSANIPDSILTPTLSPEEMVIRQRGRRRRTVIWSPDHADRAMFPSPMKTPTKNVSTMMLRSSPRKRSLMQEFSDVPPSTSGGGYSSPSKRVPQSSSRMWMGDFLPSTSTKKVRLEETAMNRVNEDIPLDIILKGYSREQLIGIIGSMVAKNGQLEGAVRRELPLPDITPLDAELGRIRKNIFACVPNQKFFSRTDGHGFLRAATHLATFKQTVHSQAQNLYASRHWDALLDYVLMAWTHVRETPVYDNAKHNATRRYCFKLLAHHATSALKHGAVGLGTERIARFQQKLPCMVSDWEEIGECSKCIDYITKGS; translated from the coding sequence ATGGCTCAACAGGGTACACCGCGAACCCGGGCACCGTTGGGCGAGCTGCCGATAGGGACGGGACACGCTACCGTATCCGTTACCTCCCCCACGCCGACACAAACGGCAGCCACGCCGCAGCGGAGCGTGCTCGGACCGCGGCCCATCCACAGCCCGAGTGCGAACATTCCGGACAGCATCCTGACGCCCACACTCTCGCCGGAGGAGATGGTCATCCGGCAGCGGGGAAGGCGCCGCCGGACCGTCATCTGGTCACCGGATCACGCCGATCGTGCCATGTTTCCTTCGCCCATGAAAACGCCTACGAAAAACGTCTCCACGATGATGCTGCGCAGTTCGCCCCGGAAGCGCTCGCTGATGCAGGAATTCTCCGACGTGCCCCCTTCGACGAGTGGTGGCGGATACTCATCACCCTCCAAAAGAGTGCCCCAAAGCTCGTCACGCATGTGGATGGGCGATTTTCTTCCCAGCACCAGCACGAAAAAGGTCCGGCTGGAAGAGACCGCCATGAACCGGGTGAACGAGGACATCCCGCTGGACATCATACTGAAGGGTTACAGCCGGGAACAGTTGATCGGCATCATCGGTTCGATGGTGGCAAAGAATGGGCAGCTAGAGGGTGCGGTACGGCGCGAATTACCACTGCCGGATATTACCCCGCTGGATGCGGAGCTCGGTCGCATCCGGAAGAACATCTTTGCCTGCGTGCCGAACCAGAAGTTTTTCAGCCGAACCGATGGGCACGGGTTTTTGCGGGCCGCTACCCATCTGGCCACGTTTAAGCAGACGGTCCACAGTCAGGCGCAGAATCTGTACGCATCGCGGCACTGGGACGCGCTGCTGGATTACGTGCTGATGGCGTGGACACACGTGCGCGAAACGCCGGTGTACGATAATGCGAAACACAACGCTACCCGGCGGTACTGCTTTAAGCTGCTGGCCCACCATGCGACCAGTGCGCTGAAGCACGGCGCAGTGGGGCTGGGTACGGAGCGGATCGCCCGGTTCCAGCAGAAGCTGCCCTGCATGGTGTCGGACTGGGAGGAAATTGGTGAATGCAGCAAGTGCATTGATTACATTACGAAAGGATCTTGA
- the LOC1277006 gene encoding ADP-dependent glucokinase, translating into MFSLLSTATMLGAFTALFAIVFQAYLTSNELVRLTVILQHLRDLEVEYPVQGPRVAIGYGSCSDLHVRATDFLEYSDTIGQTLNASEYTFDDITNEEEFLLNFAYYFQRGAAAERFTANREMFMGLVQRAKKSNTVQHHWALGGNAPVIGTRMAIEGANVLLGAKMSAKLKTHLRPEVQLTGSLIEDDDIHLILEYNTGDSWGDLVSPRANRYILHNDHHNPYLSSLEEFDSALAGFEPHLFVVSGLQMMDNYLYPVGVREKLLERVRTQMQAQSRTATLIHFEMASFVELELLQLLLRTVLPYSDSIGMNEQELDNLQQVLETGRISLVADCNPRVAHSLDQARAVFRKLNEDFYRKQSGTGDGATRRPLSRIHLHTLAYQAFIVAKDSRWQYTKNAAAKASLTAHRHVCATTIVNPDAAYLQMDGSFAVSASPGARRIHFNNRDPVSCWEEALELPEAGRTIAVELCVAPVLICKNAKQTVGAGDNISGAGLVLQI; encoded by the exons atGTTCTCGCTGCTCAGTACCGCCACGATGCTCGGTGCGTTTACCGCACTGTTTGCAATCGTGTTTCAAGCTTACCTCACCTCGAACGAGCTGGTACGGTTGACGGTGATACTGCAGCATTTGCGCGACCTGGAGGTGGAATACCCGGTCCAAGGTCCACGGGTGGCCATCGGGTACGGGTCCTGCAGTGATCTGCACGTGCGGGCTACGGATTTCCTCGAGTACAGTGACACCATTGGACAGACGCTCAATGCGAGCGAGTACACGTTTGACGATATCACGAACGAGGAAGAGTTTCTGCTCAACTTTGCCTACTACTTTCAGCGTGGTGCAGCTGCCGA GAGATTTACCGCCAACAGAGAAATGTTTATGGGGCTAGTACAGCGAGCGAAGAAATCGAACACCGTCCAGCATCACTGGGCGCTGGGCGGCAACGCTCCCGTCATCGGGACACGCATGGCAATCGAAGGCGCTAACGTTCTTTTGGGCGCAAAGATGTCCGCCAA GCTCAAGACACACTTACGGCCCGAGGTGCAGCTCACCGGCAGCCTTATCGAGGACGACGATATCCATCTGATACTGGAGTACAACACGGGCGACAGCTGGGGCGATCTCGTGTCACCCCGAGCCAACCGTTACATTCTACACAACGACCACCACAACCCGTACCTGAGCTCGCTGGAAGAATTCGACAGCGCGCTGGCCGGCTTCGAGCCACACCTGTTCGTCGTGAGCGGCCTGCAGATGATGGACAACTACCTGTACCCGGTGGGAGTGCGCGAGAAGCTGCTCGAGCGGGTACGCACTCAGATGCAGGCACAATCGCGCACCGCAACGCTCATACACTTCGAAATGGCCAGCTTCGTggagctggagctgctgcagctgctcctACGCACCGTCCTCCCGTACAGCGACTCGATCGGCATGAACGAGCAGGAGCTGGACAATCTGCAGCAAGTGCTCGAAACGGGCCGCATCAGCCTGGTGGCGGACTGTAATCCACGCGTCGCGCACTCGCTCGACCAAGCGCGGGCCGTTTTTCGCAAGCTCAACGAAGACTTCTACCGAAAGCAATCCGGCACGGGTGATGGTGCGACCCGGCGGCCCCTTTCCCGCATACATCTGCACACGCTCGCGTACCAAGCGTTCATCGTGGCGAAGGATAGCCGGTGGCAGTACACGAAGAATGCCGCCGCGAAGGCTTCGCTCACGGCGCACCGGCACGTGTGCGCCACCACGATCGTCAATCCGGACGCGGCGTATCTGCAGATGGACGGAAGCTTTGCCGTGTCGGCCAGTCCGGGCGCAAGGAGGATACACTTTAACAATCGCGATCCGGTTTCGTGCTGGGAGGAAGCGCTCGAGCTGCCCGAGGCCGGGCGCACGATTGCGGTGGAGCTATGCGTTGCACCGGTTTTGATATGCAAAAATGCGAAGCAAACGGTCGGTGCGGGTGATAACATTTCCGGGGCGGGACTGGTGCTGCAGATATAG
- the LOC1277007 gene encoding phospholipase B1, membrane-associated isoform X3, translating into MYGFALFLSLCLLLNTQSATLAQEEVSFLDDQPIITVYRNLHKQFFNYVGPNSENPERLKQARSQGKIQLPIPPDQPFPCPTEGMRSARVPTSVHELRPGDIDVVAALGDSLTAGTGVLATGILELIIENRGLSWCIGGQGTWRQYLTLPNILKVFNPNLNGYVVADSLSIDRASRFDVAEIAGMSQDLPHQARNLIKRMKADRSVSIKKDWKLITIFMGHNDFCSRICFLPKPEKALFQHEQNLLTTLRLLRKYLPRAMVNIVATIDVTVLRTFSPRPASCVTTHAFECPCVFGTRYASFQPRLEYIIHQWNRIQQSVAEREEFNNATDFVVNFQPFPEQLTLPTLQNGDTDAGIASVDCFHFSQRGHAIAANSYWNNLIDMEGNKTELVQREFERFSCPMKGMPFLATRKNSLKKV; encoded by the exons ATGTACGGGTTTGCGCTATTTCTATCGCTGTGCCTACTGCTAAACACTCAAAGTGCTACACTCGCGCAAGAAGAAGTGTCATTTCTAGATGATCAACCAATCATAACAGTTTACCGTAACCTGCACAAGCAGTTTTTTAACTATGTCGGTCCAAACAGTGAAAATCCGGAACGATTGAAACAGGCACGCTCGCAAGGG AAAATTCAACTCCCCATTCCACCTGATCAACCGTTTCCTTGTCCTACCGAGGGTATGCGCAGTGCAAGGGTTCCTACCTCTGTCCACGAACTACGCCCGGGCGATATCGATGTAGTGGCAGCCCTCGGCGATTCCCTAACGGCCGGCACGGGAGTACTTGCGACCGGCATCCTTGAGCTGATCATCGAAAATCGAGGCCTCTCATGGTGCATCGGTGGCCAGGGCACATGGCGTCAGTATCTAACGCTACCCAACATTCTGAAGGTGTTCAATCCTAACCTAAATGGCTATGTCGTTGCGGATAGTTTATCGATTGATAGGGCGTCGAG ATTTGATGTCGCTGAGATTGCTGGAATGAGCCAGGATCTGCCGCATCAGGCAAGAAATCTTATCAAACGCATGAAAGCGGACCGCTCGGTTAGCATCAAGAAAGACTGGAAACTTATAACTATTTTCATGGGGCATAACGATTTCTGCAGCCGGATCTGCTTCTTACCCAAGCCTGAGAAAGCCCTCTTCCAGCATGAGCAAAATTTGCTCACAACGTTGCGATTACTTCGCAAGTATCTACCGCGAGCGATGGTTAATATTGTTGCAACAATTG ATGTTACCGTATTGAGAACGTTCTCTCCACGCCCTGCATCATGCGTCACTACGCACGCCTTCGAGTGTCCTTGTGTGTTCGGTACCAGATACGCATCGTTTCAACCACGCCTAGAGTACATCATACACCAGTGGAACCGGATACAGCAGTCCGTGGCCGAGCGGGAGGAGTTCAACAATGCGACCGATTTCGTCGTGAACTTTCAACCGTTTCCGGAGCAGCTGACACTGCCAACACTCCAGAACGGCGATACGGATGCTGGTATCGCATCGGTCGATTGTTTCCACTTCAGCCAACGGGGGCACGCGATCGCGGCGAACAGCTACTGGAACAACCTGATCGACATGGAGGGCAACAAGACGGAGCTGGTGCAGCGAGAGTTTGAACGTTTCAGCTGTCCGATGAAGGGAATGCCTTTTTTGGCGACGCGTAAGAATAGTTTGAAGAAAGTCTga
- the LOC1277007 gene encoding phospholipase B1, membrane-associated isoform X1 encodes MLNSFVCLTLPIQKLRNVCVYVCSSSTNMYGFALFLSLCLLLNTQSATLAQEEVSFLDDQPIITVYRNLHKQFFNYVGPNSENPERLKQARSQGKIQLPIPPDQPFPCPTEGMRSARVPTSVHELRPGDIDVVAALGDSLTAGTGVLATGILELIIENRGLSWCIGGQGTWRQYLTLPNILKVFNPNLNGYVVADSLSIDRASRFDVAEIAGMSQDLPHQARNLIKRMKADRSVSIKKDWKLITIFMGHNDFCSRICFLPKPEKALFQHEQNLLTTLRLLRKYLPRAMVNIVATIDVTVLRTFSPRPASCVTTHAFECPCVFGTRYASFQPRLEYIIHQWNRIQQSVAEREEFNNATDFVVNFQPFPEQLTLPTLQNGDTDAGIASVDCFHFSQRGHAIAANSYWNNLIDMEGNKTELVQREFERFSCPMKGMPFLATRKNSLKKV; translated from the exons ATGTTGAATTCATTTGTATGTTTGACACTACCAATTCAAAAGCTAAGGAAcgtttgtgtttatgtttgttctaGCAGTACCAATATGTACGGGTTTGCGCTATTTCTATCGCTGTGCCTACTGCTAAACACTCAAAGTGCTACACTCGCGCAAGAAGAAGTGTCATTTCTAGATGATCAACCAATCATAACAGTTTACCGTAACCTGCACAAGCAGTTTTTTAACTATGTCGGTCCAAACAGTGAAAATCCGGAACGATTGAAACAGGCACGCTCGCAAGGG AAAATTCAACTCCCCATTCCACCTGATCAACCGTTTCCTTGTCCTACCGAGGGTATGCGCAGTGCAAGGGTTCCTACCTCTGTCCACGAACTACGCCCGGGCGATATCGATGTAGTGGCAGCCCTCGGCGATTCCCTAACGGCCGGCACGGGAGTACTTGCGACCGGCATCCTTGAGCTGATCATCGAAAATCGAGGCCTCTCATGGTGCATCGGTGGCCAGGGCACATGGCGTCAGTATCTAACGCTACCCAACATTCTGAAGGTGTTCAATCCTAACCTAAATGGCTATGTCGTTGCGGATAGTTTATCGATTGATAGGGCGTCGAG ATTTGATGTCGCTGAGATTGCTGGAATGAGCCAGGATCTGCCGCATCAGGCAAGAAATCTTATCAAACGCATGAAAGCGGACCGCTCGGTTAGCATCAAGAAAGACTGGAAACTTATAACTATTTTCATGGGGCATAACGATTTCTGCAGCCGGATCTGCTTCTTACCCAAGCCTGAGAAAGCCCTCTTCCAGCATGAGCAAAATTTGCTCACAACGTTGCGATTACTTCGCAAGTATCTACCGCGAGCGATGGTTAATATTGTTGCAACAATTG ATGTTACCGTATTGAGAACGTTCTCTCCACGCCCTGCATCATGCGTCACTACGCACGCCTTCGAGTGTCCTTGTGTGTTCGGTACCAGATACGCATCGTTTCAACCACGCCTAGAGTACATCATACACCAGTGGAACCGGATACAGCAGTCCGTGGCCGAGCGGGAGGAGTTCAACAATGCGACCGATTTCGTCGTGAACTTTCAACCGTTTCCGGAGCAGCTGACACTGCCAACACTCCAGAACGGCGATACGGATGCTGGTATCGCATCGGTCGATTGTTTCCACTTCAGCCAACGGGGGCACGCGATCGCGGCGAACAGCTACTGGAACAACCTGATCGACATGGAGGGCAACAAGACGGAGCTGGTGCAGCGAGAGTTTGAACGTTTCAGCTGTCCGATGAAGGGAATGCCTTTTTTGGCGACGCGTAAGAATAGTTTGAAGAAAGTCTga
- the LOC1277007 gene encoding phospholipase B1, membrane-associated isoform X2: MASVYPRTLGGFTLLLLALAATITPGDGQALITPLDSPLLATKYRGFREIMFNFIGQTGNNKNKFLINLKKGKVQKQFGPEEPFFCNTTGMRSETVPTSVDRLRPGDIDIIGAIGDSLTAGNGAMATNILEVLIENKGLSWSIGGQGTWRQFLTLPNILKEYNPKLYGYPTKDGLSTRKASLFNAAEGGAMSQDIPYQARNLVKRMLSDRKVDINNHWKMITLMIGGNDFCAEICYMATPEKILQYHEKNIVSALRTFRDYLPRTFVNLAASPKVDILARFKNKPQECVSMHVIECPCLLATRFRKQRERFVKLIEDWNMLQMDIAAREEFHRKPDFAVVYQPFTMNLTFPETASGDTDFTYMSLDCFHLSQKGYALASNALWNNMLEPVGGKSMNWEREFTLFRCPSAEMPFLRTPGNS; encoded by the exons ATGGCATCGGTATACCCAAGGACACTCGGTGGGTTCACGCTTTTGCTGCTGGCACTCGCTGCCACCATTACGCCCGGGGATGGACAGGCACTGATCACACCGCTGGATTCGCCACTGCTCGCCACCAAGTACCGGGGCTTCCGCGAGATCATGTTCAACTTCATCGGCCAAACCggcaacaacaagaacaagttCCTGATCAATCTGAAAAAGGGA AAAGTTCAAAAACAGTTCGGTCCCGAGGAACCGTTCTTCTGCAACACGACCGGCATGCGCAGTGAGACGGTACCGACCTCCGTGGACAGATTGCGGCCGGGCGATATCGATATCATCGGTGCGATTGGGGATTCGCTGACGGCGGGAAATGGTGCAATGGCGACCAACATACTTGAGGTGCTGATCGAAAACAAGGGCCTTTCGTGGAGCATCGGTGGGCAGGGCACGTGGCGACAGTTTCTAACGCTGCCGAACATACTGAAGGAGTACAATCCGAAGCTGTACGGCTATCCGACCAAGGATGGTCTGTCGACGCGCAAGGCTTCACT GTTCAACGCAGCAGAAGGTGGCGCCATGTCACAGGACATTCCCTATCAGGCCCGCAATCTCGTCAAACGGATGCTGTCCGACCGGAAGGTAGACATCAACAACCACTGGAAGATGATCACGCTCATGATCGGTGGCAATGACTTCTGTGCCGAGATCTGCTACATGGCCACGCCCGAAAAGATACTGCAGTATCACGAGAAGAACATCGTCAGTGCGTTGCGAACCTTCCGTGATTATCTACCGCGCACCTTCGTCAATCTGGCGGCGAGTCCAA AGGTGGACATCTTGGCACGCTTCAAGAACAAACCACAGGAGTGCGTCTCGATGCACGTGATCGAGTGTCCGTGTCTGCTGGCCACACGGTTCCGCAAGCAGCGCGAACGGTTCGTCAAGCTGATCGAGGACTGGAACATGCTGCAGATGGACATTGCCGCCCGGGAGGAGTTTCACCGCAAGCCCGACTTTGCCGTCGTTTATCAGCCGTTCACGATGAACCTTACCTTCCCGGAGACGGCCAGCGGCGATACGGACTTTACGTACATGTCGCTCGATTGCTTCCACCTTAGCCAGAAGGGCTATGCGCTCGCCTCGAACGCACTGTGGAACAATATGCTCGAACCGGTGGGGGGTAAATCGATGAACTGGGAGCGCGAGTTTACGCTGTTTAGGTGTCCGAGCGCGGAAATGCCATTCCTGCGAACGCCCGGCAACAGCTAG